The Montipora foliosa isolate CH-2021 chromosome 1, ASM3666993v2, whole genome shotgun sequence genome has a window encoding:
- the LOC137991859 gene encoding contactin-associated protein-like 2, translating to MSHSLEQVQRICSAFGVLTVSVLFALQYFQCSANGDRIIIFKEPIPNMAMGDHVISREEVPNEGSCRVNCYLHPDCVSINMGPLTGGKLTCELNNTTAPKDSTLSSKKGHTYLEIENPCSSSPCLNGGTCQAGFTSKGFRCLCTNSSFAGIHCEIAKSCSHLKQLDPAAESGVYTIHPFVEGNLTPFDVACNMTEKNGVGVTVISHDSESRTSVQGYEEKGRYSRDIHYTGASLSQLANLATVSAHCEQFIRYECYDSVLWFNNDRYGWWVSRDSTKMTYWGGRSPGDAKCTCDQRISCAKLSDACNCDKNDNVWREDSGLLTDKQKLPVKQLRFGDTGGRGEQGYHTLGKFKCYGTA from the exons CAAACGGCGACCGCATCATCATCTTTAAAGAGCCAATACCAAATATGGCCATGGGagatcacgtgatcagtagAGAAGAGGTACCGAATGAAGGAAGCTGTAGAGTCAACTGCTATCTGCACCCTGACTGTGTCTCTATTAATATGGGGCCTCTAACAGGAGGAAAGCTGACTTGCGAATTGAACAATACCACTGCTCCAAAAGACTCTACCCTGAGTAGTAAGAAAGGTCACACTTACTTGGAAATTGAG AATCCCTGCAGCAGCAGCCCGTGTCTAAATGGTGGAACTTGTCAAGCCGGATTTACTAGTAAAGGATTTCGGTGCCTTTGTACCAACAGTTCCTTTGCGGGAATTCATTGCGAGATAG CAAAATCCTGCAGCCATTTAAAACAACTGGATCCTGCAGCAGAGAGTGGAGTTTACACCATCCATCCTTTTGTTGAAGGAAACTTGACACCATTTGACGTCGCTTGCAACATGACTGAAAAGAATGGAGTTGGTGTGACAGTCATCAGTCACGacagtgaaagcagaacaagtgTCCAGGGATATGAAGAAAAAGGGCGTTACTCACGTGACATTCATTACACCGGAGCGAGTCTGTCTCAGCTTGCAAATCTCGCCACAGTTTCAGCGCATTGTGAACAATTTATTAGGTATGAGTGTTACGATTCGGTTTTGTGGTTCAACAATGATCGTTATGGATGGTGGGTATCACGTGACTCAACAAAGATGACATACTGGGGTGGAAGGTCGCCTGGTGATGCCAAATGCACATGTGACCAGCGTATATCCTGCGCAAAACTAAGCGATGCTTGTAACTGTGATAAGAATGACAATGTCTGGCGTGAAGACAGCGGTCTCCTCACTGACAAGCAAAAGCTTCCAGTTAAACAGCTCAGGTTTGGAGATACTGGAGGCAGAGGGGAGCAAGGGTACCACACACTCGGAAAATTCAAATGCTATGGAACAGCATGA